The genomic region GGATCCCTGTGAGGGCGGGGGCGAGGCCCGAATAGAACGCGTTCCCGTCCGTACCGCGTTGGACCCGCAGGGGTGAAACCTTGGCAATCGCGGTGTAGTGCACGGGCATCGCGTACCCCACCACCGTGAACTCACCGTCGATCTCATAGCGTGCGTCTCCCAGGTCCGTCACTCGGCATTCTCCTGGAGCAACAATGTCGGGCATTCTGCCCAACTCCCCGACTTGCCGATGGACTGTTGAGCACAACAACGGCCTGGACCACCCCGCAATCTTCGAATTGGCGGCTACCGGGCCTGAACCCGATTCGGCCTGAAGGCCATGCTCGGAAGATGCGCATGCGTTCGCGACCAAAGGTAGAGACAGGGCCGCAAGCGCAGCCACCCCGATACGGCGCCACAGCAGATGCATTGTTACCATCCTCCTTCAGAATCAGAAAATCTCACGACTTCCGGGTAGACCACCAGCACCCGCAAAAGGCGGGCGTGGGCGTCGGGCGACGTGAGCCTTGCCACGAGGGATCCGCATGCGGTCTTTGAAACGCGTATCTGCCGCAACCGCCCTGTTCATTGCAGGGGGGTTGGGCACACTGCCTTCGGCCGGTGCGTCCGGGCTGGACCTGCACAGGATGTGGGACAGCGTCTGTGCTGAATGTCATGGTCACTCGGCCGATTTCGCCCGGACTTTCCTCAGTGTGGTCGATGGAAAGCTTAGGGGACCGCACCCTGTCCGGGATACACGACTGTTCCTGGAGCACCACTATGTACCGGACACCGAGGTCGATGCGGTCTACCGCATGCTGCTCGCGCAAACGACAACTCCCCCGAGGTTCAAGAATGAATGTGAACGTTGCCACGATACGGCTGCGAATTTCGTCCGCAGTTCGTTGCTCTACTGCAACGACGTGCTCTGTGGGAAAGAATCGGGGCAACCAGTCGTCGAGTTTCTCGCTGGCCATCGAAAACTGAGCCCGGACGCAGCCGGGTTTTTCGCCGACCTACTGACGCGGGTCGCGGGCGAGGTCTTCCGCTGATACCGGTGTTCGCCCGGTAATCTTCCGGCCGGCTTGTTCGCTTGCTTGCTTGCTTGCTTGCTTGCTTGCTTGCTTGCTTGCCAATCGAGTGTCGCACCCCTCCGGCGCTATCTTGGATGGGACGCCGTACCTCGCCGCATAAAACGACAGAGGCATGGCATACGATTCGAAGATGGACAGCGCCAGCCTGTCGAGTGGTGCCCGGAGCCGGGGTCGAACCGGCACAGCCGCAATGGCTGGCGGATTTTAAGTCCAAAGCAATGTGTTTAAAAACAGAAGGTTGCGTAGACAATTTATTGTTTTCGAACAACTACAGCTGACGCCAACCAACGCCAATTTTGCCGATTCTTGAATGACAGTGTGACAAATTTGTGCCAAGAAAACGCCCGCGCAAGGCGGGCGCAGAGCCGGATGACATCGATCCCGGCTGTGGACGCCAGTCCAGGGTATCGGGTACAAATCACCGTAAAGCCAAAGAATTAAGCAAAGGACGGTGACCCTTGAAACGCACACTCCGGAACTTCCTCGTCTGCGCGCTGCTTACGGCGGCCAGCGGTCCCGCGATGTCGGAACCCTTCGATGGTGTCTGGCAGTTGGGCGGCGGTCCGTTTGTGATCGTTGATCAGAACGGCGCGAACTTCCTCGCGATACATCTTCCAGCAAACATGGGTTACTGGGAGGCATTTTTCGGCAACATCAATGCCAACAACGTTGGGGTAGTCTCGCTACTGTTCTCCCCGTATCTGACGACGTACTCGGCGACAGTGCGATTCCAGTCCTCAAGCCAGGGCACATTGACAGTTACGAATTGCACGCCTGCGGCCAACTGCATACTCCAGACAGGACAGTCGGCTGTATTGCGCAAGGTTTACTAGAAAAGGTTTGTCGCTACACCAGTTCGTCCATTCAGCTTCAGCAAAGGGAATTGCACGATGCTGATACTCACTCGCCGCGAGGGCGAATCCCTCATCCTCGACACCGACAACGGCCAGATCGAGATCATGGTCACCGAGATCAACGGAAAGCAGGTTCGGCTCGGCGTCGATGCCCCGCAGCCGGTGAACATCGTTCGGTCGGAGCTGCTCGAGGCTGATCACGAAGGCCGGATCGCAAAATTGGAGTAGCTGGACGATCTTCGGGCCGTTGCCGAAAGTGATTCACCGGAAGCCGCGTTAGAGCAACGCCGGGCACGAACCACAAGACGTGACGCCAATGTTCGAGATGCCGGTGCTCACTCGGTTTTTGTAGTCTATTATTTTCTGCGCAAGGCGCCATCCATTCAGTTTGTGCAGCCCAGATGTTTTTCCGCGCGGCGGTATCGCTGGTTAAGGATGGCCAGATGAATGGTGATATTCGGCGGCTGTGGCTACTGGGCACGACTGCGATCCCAAAATTGGCGATGACTAGGGCACAACACGTTAATCGTGTTTTTGGCATCGACTTCGAGACATGCCCACGAACGGGTAATTGGGTTGGATTCGCACGTCAACACGCCGGCCTGACGCCGCAAGACTAACAGGCGGTTGGCCGAAGTTGGTGTTGATGTTTGCGATCTAACAGTTCGGTCGGCGGAAAAGGCCTAGTTGCTGCCTATGCTCTGTGGAGGCACTTATGGACAAGGCACTGATTGCTCATTTGCAGAAGCTCGACGGTGTCCTGGCTGAGGTTCAGGGCGATCTGAAAACGCGCTATCCGGGCAAGACACCTGACTTTGCACTCGCGCAGCCGAGATTTCCCCAGCCGGGCGGTGAAAGCGACTGGCAGTCCTGCATCGGTGCGGGAGTCAGCGCCGGCGCAGCGCATTACATCGGCTGCGTAATCGACGGCCAAAAGCCGGGCGAAAGCCCCGAAGGCATGTTGGATCGCTGCAAGGATGAGGCTGAGACCGCCGCGCTTCTGGGTCAAGTGCGCTGTT from Chromatiaceae bacterium harbors:
- a CDS encoding carbon storage regulator; protein product: MLILTRREGESLILDTDNGQIEIMVTEINGKQVRLGVDAPQPVNIVRSELLEADHEGRIAKLE